The following are encoded in a window of Heteronotia binoei isolate CCM8104 ecotype False Entrance Well chromosome 9, APGP_CSIRO_Hbin_v1, whole genome shotgun sequence genomic DNA:
- the LOC132577667 gene encoding uncharacterized protein LOC132577667 has translation MSLQRCKLTLLNCGVFLGWPHLKLMFRSMAWDDTWSCLVNVWKCLMRNNHDNIHIFISQALGYLHHPQIEIRHTAARFIGHTLNYYSSQLSKNIDQEDIFYLTRVFQAMESNPDLTMANFAKMYRVILQKLTVKQRLAGAGERDAQVMDSSLGGKLLSKPEEGLVSSQMQPEGTPVLRRREALYTSTPPRTRRPLAQRAPLASKAPPPGPGFSCVGRAAADATPAAARVLKTTQGPLLLLPPPPPPLQTGPDRLHFSSGRGRLHPLVFLPYCKGLTRVIFPTID, from the exons ATGTCGTTGCAGAGATGCAAGCTGACCCTCTTGAATTGTGGGGTCTTTCTTGGGTGGCCTCATCTGAAGTTGATGTTTCGCAGCATGGCTTGGGATGACACCTGGAGCTGCCTGGTGAATGTGTGGAAGTGCCTG ATGAGGAACAACCATGATAATATCCACATTTTCATCTCACAAGCTTTGGGTTACCTTCATCACCCACAGATAGAAATAAGACACACCGCAGCACGCTTCATTG GTCACACTCTCAACTATTACAGCTCTCAGCTCTCAAAAAACATTGACCAGGAGGACATTTTCTACCTGACGAGAG TCTTCCAGGCAATGGAGTCCAACCCAGATCTCACCATGGCAAACTTTGCAAAAATGTACCGAGTGATTTTGCAAAAGCTGACAGTGAAACAGAG GCTTGCCGGAGCGGGAGAAAGGGATGCCCAAGTGATGGACAGCAGCCTGGGAG GGAAACTGCTCAGCAAGCCTGAAGAAGGTTTGGTCAGCTCCCAAATGCAGCCAGAAGGCACTCCGGTGCTGAGGAGGAGGGAAGCACTGTACACATCGACCCCCCCTCGGACCAGGAGGCCATTGGCCCAGAGAG CGCCTCTTGCGTCCAAAGCACCCCCTCCCGGGCCAGGCTTCTCTTGCGTGGGAAGAGCTGCTGCAGACGCCACGCCTGCTGCGGCCAGAGTTCTGAAGACCACGCAAggaccgctgctgctgctgccgccacctcctcctcctcttcagacGGGGCCTGACCGGCTGCACTTCTCCTCTGGACGGGGCAGGCTCCACCCTCTCGTGTTTCTTCCTTACTGCAAGGGACTAACCAGAGTTATCTTTCCTACAATCGACTAA